The proteins below come from a single Podarcis muralis chromosome 8, rPodMur119.hap1.1, whole genome shotgun sequence genomic window:
- the LOC114600223 gene encoding mas-related G-protein coupled receptor member D-like — protein MAARVLIAQGWKHQDLLTIEEWQKKMVEYAELARPTGRIHEQDDQTFQKDCKKFITYLEKHCLHIKNTGRSEINLTTCFDNVPIVKEIASCEKIALFWFQVMEEICDVPVDLFSGFSISPYPGTPEGTEQKTVWSITSSSEWGSNIFTMDTENTYEMYGEQLRATCFEEEIYRYAFSELGYYTKPIAILICIFGLLGNGYVLWLLDSHIKRNPFTTYILNLTAADFGLLMFLSLSLIFLFADDLCGLPLPVRISAIPLLHLCQFCYTASLCFHTIISIERCLSVSFPSCYQHRRPQSLSSGLSVLVWILCVMFCGMEISFYLVYNMVLYPVVKNMFIVVIWVLPPILAVFTLLLLVKMCCNSQCRLPGSLTTAILLSLLFFLLCHGPWSIAFLLSSPKHSQTLIALSQLLHSVNGSIKPVLYYLVGKRGKCSSTEPLKVIFRRVFQDEYYPLQENVLTDAEKLSAVTCSTQAIN, from the exons ATGGCAGCCAGAGTTTTGATAGCTCAAGGATGGAAACATCAAGATCTGCTGACTATCGAGGAATGGCAAAAAAAGATGGTAGAGTACGCAGAATTAGCCAGGCCAACGGGACGAATCCATGAGCAGGATGACCAGACGTTCCAAAAAGACTGCAAGAAATTTATAACTTACcttgagaaacactgtttacatATAAAGAACACTGGCAGGTCGGAGATAAACCTTACAAC ATGCTTTGACAATGTTCCCATTGTGAAAGAAATTGCTTCCTGTGAAAAAATTGCACTCTTTTGG TTCCAGGTTATGGAGGAGATCTGTGATGTTCCCGTGGACCTCTTCTCTGGTTTCTCAATCTCTCCTTACCCAGGCACTCCAGAGGGCACCG AACAGAAAACGGTGTGGAGTATTACGAGCAGCAGTGAGTGGGGCAGCAACATTTTCACCATGGACACTGAAAACACATATGAAATGTACGGAGAGCAACTTCGCGCAACATGTTTCGAAGAAGAAATCTACAGATATGCATTTTCTGAATTGGGTTATTATACTAAACCCATTGCCATCCTTATCTGCAtatttgggttgctggggaatGGATATGTTTTGTGGCTCCTTGATTCCCATATTAAGAGAAATCCTTTCACCACCTACATCCTGAATTTGACTGCAGCTGACTTTGGCCTGCTCATGTTTTTGTCTCTGTCCCTTATCTTTTTGTTCGCTGATGACCTCTGTGGATTACCGCTCCCTGTTCGCATTTCTGCAATACCCCTGTTGCACTTATGCCAATTTTGCTATACTGCCAGTCTCTGTTTCCATACAATCATCAGTATAGAAAGATGCCTCTCTGTCTCTTTTCCGAGCTGCTACCAACATCGGCGACCACAATCCCTTTCGTCTGGGCTATCCGTGCTAGTCTGGATCCTGTGTGTCATGTTCTGCGGAATGGAAATTTCATTTTACCTGGTCTATAATATGGTATTATACCCAGTTGTCAAGAACATGTTCATTGTGGTCATATGGGTTTTGCCTCCAATTTTAGCTGTCTTCACTTTGCTCCTGCTGGTCAAAATGTGTTGCAACTCTCAGTGCCGACTGCCAGGAAGCCTAACTACTGccattcttctctccctcctgtttTTCCTCCTCTGCCATGGCCCATGGAGCATCGCATTTCTGCTATCCTCCCCTAAGCATTCACAAACTCTTATTGCACTTTCTCAGCTCCTCCACTCTGTCAATGGCAGCATTAAACCAGTGCTTTATTACTTGGTGGGGAAACGGGGCAAATGTTCCTCTACAGAACCCCTGAAGGTCATTTTCAGGAGGGTCTTCCAGGATGAATACTATCCTCTGCAAGAGAACGTGTTGACTGATGCAGAGAAACTTAGTGCAGTAACTTGTTCAACCCAAGCCATCAACTGA